In Zobellia roscoffensis, the following are encoded in one genomic region:
- a CDS encoding GDSL-type esterase/lipase family protein produces MKNIFSAIFFLAFSISNFAQETSTTFNDQEFLEYLENLLDEEVKSKNKKEFRQKSWAYWSEHQIDYNQSPEKYKKALSLYHLNQEKFKKNNTIALDRFKKSIENFQRFDSRNTFPKNSVLFVGSSSIVHWETAKAFPEFPIINRGFGGASIPEIIYYYDDVIKKHAPSVLVIYSDIGVEAGKSPSVAVAAYDELLTKIKKDFPETEVLLLAMKPTLIDDFLGKEVAKNKIRTNELLFEYCENEEHMQFVDISTAMLQQDGTVRSDIFLNDGLHMNALGYTLWNPILKKKIGELMKL; encoded by the coding sequence ATGAAAAATATATTCTCTGCCATATTTTTTCTGGCATTCAGCATTTCTAATTTTGCTCAAGAAACTTCAACAACCTTCAATGACCAAGAGTTCTTGGAATACCTAGAAAATCTATTAGATGAAGAAGTTAAATCGAAAAACAAAAAAGAATTCCGACAAAAATCTTGGGCGTATTGGTCTGAGCATCAAATTGATTATAACCAATCTCCTGAAAAATATAAAAAAGCACTATCTCTTTATCACCTTAATCAAGAAAAGTTCAAAAAGAACAACACTATTGCTCTTGACCGATTCAAAAAATCAATAGAAAACTTTCAGCGTTTTGACAGTAGAAATACTTTTCCTAAAAACTCGGTTCTTTTTGTAGGCAGTTCAAGTATAGTGCATTGGGAAACAGCCAAGGCTTTTCCTGAGTTTCCTATTATTAACAGAGGTTTTGGCGGAGCAAGCATTCCTGAAATAATTTATTATTACGACGATGTTATAAAGAAACATGCACCGTCTGTTTTAGTTATCTATTCGGATATAGGCGTAGAGGCCGGAAAATCCCCAAGCGTTGCCGTAGCCGCTTATGATGAGTTGCTCACCAAGATAAAGAAAGACTTTCCTGAAACCGAAGTACTACTCCTTGCCATGAAGCCTACTTTAATTGATGATTTCTTAGGAAAGGAAGTTGCCAAAAACAAAATACGCACCAATGAACTTCTTTTTGAATATTGTGAAAATGAAGAACATATGCAATTTGTTGATATTTCTACAGCAATGCTACAACAAGATGGTACGGTCCGTTCTGACATTTTTCTAAACGATGGGCTTCACATGAACGCGTTAGGCTATACCCTTTGGAACCCGATACTGAAAAAGAAAATTGGTGAACTTATGAAACTGTAG
- a CDS encoding BatA domain-containing protein: protein MPIFGNSIQEMQFKYPELFWALFLLLIPIFIHLFQLRRFKKTPFTNVKFLKKVVSESRQSNTLKKWLLLFTRMLLLAAFIFAFAQPFFAKKSALKDKETVIYLDDSFSMQLKEESNTLLENAVQELIKKLHPEDRFSLFTNSKIFKNTNLQDIQDEIIALQNSNNQLKINEIYLKGRTLFSSDPTTEKNLIILSDFQQLMGAPQTDSVTSINSHWVALRFDDIKNVAIDSAYIESETSENLNLLVNLSGSGSLENIPVSLFNGEKLVAKTSASFNDSKTATVNFSIPNNEAFDGKIEISDSGLTYDNLLYFTIDKKEKIKVLAVIDSQNNFLDRIFTDDEFIYTATDLKSLNYISLASQNLIILNNLYQIPSSLTTSLKAFTDNGGHLAVIPAADINLNSYDVLTASYSSSTILQKVRGAREITTISFSHPLYQNVFEKNVTNFQYPKASEFYQITTTAPSALTFQGNEPFLVGSKSFFLFTASLSTENSNFINSPLVVPTFYNMAAGSLKLPPLYSVLGESISIDIPTSLAQDDILKLKKGDYEFIPQQQSLNNKVSLSFDEGLQEDGSYAIRQSGKTIKYISFNYNRNESNLSYINVNEQKIATTSTTISSLFETIEKDNSVTELWKWFVILALVLLFIEALIQKYLK, encoded by the coding sequence ATGCCTATCTTTGGTAACTCAATTCAGGAAATGCAATTTAAATATCCAGAACTCTTTTGGGCCCTTTTTCTTCTCCTGATTCCTATTTTTATTCATTTATTCCAACTACGCCGTTTTAAGAAAACACCATTTACCAATGTTAAGTTTTTAAAGAAGGTAGTTTCAGAATCACGTCAGAGCAATACCTTAAAAAAGTGGTTGTTACTCTTCACCAGAATGCTATTGTTAGCAGCATTTATATTCGCTTTCGCACAACCTTTTTTTGCTAAAAAGTCAGCCTTGAAGGATAAGGAAACTGTCATTTACTTAGATGATTCTTTTAGTATGCAACTGAAAGAAGAGAGTAATACGCTCTTAGAAAATGCTGTTCAGGAGTTAATCAAAAAATTACATCCAGAAGATCGATTTTCACTATTTACCAATTCAAAAATATTCAAAAACACAAACTTACAAGACATTCAAGATGAGATTATTGCGTTGCAAAATAGCAACAATCAGTTAAAGATAAATGAAATCTATCTAAAAGGAAGAACCCTTTTTTCCTCTGATCCAACTACAGAGAAAAATTTGATTATTCTTTCTGATTTTCAACAACTTATGGGAGCTCCTCAAACAGATAGCGTTACTAGCATAAATTCGCACTGGGTGGCATTACGTTTTGATGACATTAAAAACGTGGCTATCGATTCTGCGTACATAGAATCCGAGACTTCAGAAAACCTAAATTTACTGGTAAATCTTTCCGGTTCCGGTAGTTTAGAAAACATCCCCGTTTCGCTATTTAACGGAGAAAAATTGGTGGCAAAAACATCTGCTTCATTCAATGATTCAAAAACAGCAACCGTAAATTTTTCAATTCCCAATAATGAAGCTTTTGACGGAAAAATTGAAATATCAGATTCTGGACTTACTTATGACAACCTGCTTTATTTTACGATAGACAAAAAGGAAAAAATAAAAGTACTTGCTGTAATTGATTCGCAAAATAATTTCCTAGATAGAATCTTTACCGATGATGAGTTTATTTATACAGCAACAGACTTAAAGAGTCTGAATTATATTTCTTTGGCATCGCAAAACCTCATTATACTGAATAATTTATATCAGATTCCCTCATCTCTAACAACCAGCTTAAAAGCATTTACGGATAACGGAGGACATTTAGCCGTTATACCCGCTGCGGACATCAATTTAAATTCTTATGATGTACTAACAGCAAGCTATAGTTCCTCTACCATTTTGCAAAAAGTACGTGGTGCGCGTGAGATAACAACTATATCTTTTTCGCATCCGCTGTATCAAAATGTATTTGAGAAAAATGTAACGAACTTTCAATATCCCAAAGCATCCGAATTTTATCAAATAACCACCACTGCCCCAAGCGCATTGACCTTTCAAGGGAACGAACCGTTTTTGGTGGGTAGTAAATCGTTCTTTTTATTCACTGCATCATTATCCACAGAAAATTCCAATTTCATCAACTCACCGTTAGTGGTCCCAACCTTTTACAATATGGCAGCAGGCAGCTTAAAGTTGCCTCCTCTATATTCCGTTTTGGGAGAATCTATATCTATTGATATTCCAACCTCATTGGCCCAAGATGATATTCTAAAATTGAAAAAAGGAGATTATGAGTTTATTCCGCAACAACAATCACTAAACAATAAAGTATCGCTTTCTTTTGATGAAGGCCTTCAAGAAGACGGTAGTTATGCAATACGGCAAAGCGGTAAAACCATAAAATATATAAGCTTTAATTATAATAGAAATGAAAGCAATCTTTCCTATATAAATGTGAACGAACAAAAAATAGCAACTACATCAACCACAATTTCATCTTTGTTCGAAACCATTGAAAAAGACAATAGTGTTACAGAGCTTTGGAAATGGTTTGTTATTTTAGCGTTGGTATTGCTGTTTATTGAAGCACTTATTCAAAAATATCTTAAATGA
- a CDS encoding TonB-dependent receptor, with the protein MASVLKRDTVFENIPSIKAKTLRINLNPDIYGTFSEIGAGQETARHFFRSGGASGTIAKAMSAYDKDFSDAIYGIEKDGRYVTQSRLKKMLSHEMTLMEERISRETHPDRLFFSYANTVATIDFSKRYKGHGWVGIRFQLDPNQKELDEIILHIRFKQNEARLQQETLGILGVNLIYGAFYKYHKPRKMLKYLYDHIDKDTVEIDMVNFSGPNFKDVDNRLMSLQLIRNDMTDAVMFGPDGNNFLPASALYKKNILALRGSFRPVTKVNMDMFHKSYDIFVRDPAVDQENTMVIFEITLSNLKASGEIDEQDFMDRAELLCSLGHTVMISKFQEYFKLVEYFNRYTKAKIGLTMGVNNLVDIFDEKYYRHLSGGILEAFGKLFFKELQVYLYPMKNAETGQIMTSNNIKVHPRMKELYKFFKYNGKVMDIIDYDPEIMHIFSRDALKKLINNEEGWEEMLPKGIPQIIKDENLFTRKLVKSKEDKIE; encoded by the coding sequence ATGGCTTCAGTTTTAAAACGAGATACCGTATTTGAGAATATCCCTTCTATCAAAGCTAAGACTTTGAGAATCAACTTAAACCCTGACATTTACGGAACGTTTTCGGAAATTGGTGCGGGCCAGGAAACGGCGCGTCATTTTTTCCGTTCCGGAGGCGCTTCAGGTACCATTGCCAAGGCGATGAGCGCTTATGACAAGGATTTTAGCGATGCCATTTATGGTATTGAAAAAGATGGGCGTTATGTGACACAATCGCGACTTAAAAAGATGCTTTCTCATGAAATGACCCTTATGGAAGAGCGTATTAGTCGTGAAACACACCCTGATCGTTTATTCTTTTCTTACGCCAACACGGTTGCGACCATAGATTTTTCTAAAAGATATAAAGGCCATGGCTGGGTAGGGATTCGCTTTCAATTAGACCCTAACCAGAAGGAACTAGATGAAATCATACTACACATTCGTTTTAAGCAGAACGAGGCACGTTTGCAGCAAGAAACCTTAGGTATTCTAGGTGTTAATTTGATTTATGGTGCTTTTTACAAGTACCACAAGCCAAGGAAAATGTTGAAATATCTTTACGACCATATAGATAAGGATACCGTAGAGATTGATATGGTAAACTTTTCTGGTCCTAATTTTAAAGATGTAGACAATAGGTTAATGAGTCTTCAGCTTATACGTAATGATATGACCGATGCGGTTATGTTTGGCCCTGACGGGAATAACTTCCTTCCTGCCTCTGCATTGTACAAAAAAAATATTTTGGCATTACGCGGAAGTTTTAGACCGGTTACTAAGGTAAATATGGACATGTTTCATAAATCATATGACATCTTTGTTCGTGATCCTGCGGTAGACCAAGAAAATACTATGGTTATTTTTGAAATAACCCTTTCTAACTTAAAGGCTTCGGGTGAAATAGATGAACAAGATTTCATGGATCGTGCTGAGTTGCTCTGCTCTCTTGGTCACACCGTAATGATATCAAAATTTCAAGAGTATTTTAAGCTAGTAGAATACTTTAATAGATATACTAAGGCTAAAATTGGTCTTACCATGGGGGTTAACAACTTGGTGGATATCTTTGATGAGAAATACTACAGGCATTTATCCGGAGGTATTTTGGAAGCTTTCGGAAAACTATTTTTCAAAGAATTACAGGTTTACCTTTACCCTATGAAAAATGCTGAAACTGGTCAAATCATGACCAGCAACAATATAAAGGTTCACCCAAGAATGAAAGAATTGTACAAGTTCTTTAAGTACAATGGAAAGGTCATGGACATTATAGATTATGACCCCGAGATTATGCATATTTTTTCAAGAGATGCTCTTAAAAAACTCATCAATAATGAAGAAGGATGGGAAGAAATGCTTCCTAAAGGTATACCTCAGATAATTAAAGATGAAAACCTGTTTACCAGGAAGTTAGTAAAATCAAAAGAAGACAAAATAGAATAA
- a CDS encoding hydrolase, giving the protein MKSRIVFYLLIFVSLICLYLFVSNGKMADVKDERIAKLEAEIDQLKDSVQDAKLKVLEMQYFSLENNDDALAYYDHLQLENPSRYIADKLLETNESKGDNPLVPYEGMESDFKINKIKVLNHKWILTDFSDGKYWGELLIKYELKDDLGVDFTMLDHLLYTRSE; this is encoded by the coding sequence ATGAAAAGTAGAATCGTTTTTTATCTATTGATTTTTGTATCACTTATTTGCCTTTATCTTTTTGTGAGTAATGGAAAGATGGCCGATGTAAAAGATGAGCGTATTGCTAAGTTGGAAGCTGAAATAGATCAGTTAAAAGACTCGGTGCAAGATGCAAAATTAAAGGTGTTGGAAATGCAATACTTTTCCTTGGAAAACAATGATGATGCTTTGGCGTATTATGATCATTTGCAATTGGAAAACCCATCAAGATATATAGCAGATAAGCTCCTTGAGACCAATGAAAGTAAGGGTGATAACCCTTTAGTGCCTTACGAGGGCATGGAAAGCGATTTTAAGATAAATAAAATTAAAGTTTTAAATCATAAATGGATTCTAACGGATTTTTCCGATGGAAAATATTGGGGAGAACTTTTAATTAAGTACGAGCTTAAAGATGATTTGGGAGTAGACTTCACTATGCTAGACCATTTGCTGTATACCCGCAGCGAATAG
- a CDS encoding alpha/beta hydrolase, translating into MTTAPLSLEHLIRPSSLTDGKPPVLFMFHGYGSNEEDLFSFAPELSEELCVISVRAPYPMEPYGNAWYAINFDAQQGKWSDDEQAKTSRDKIVAFIDEACNTYNLDSERVTILGFSQGTILSYAVALSYPEKIKNVIALSGYINEAILKKGYTEKDHSDLKIYVSHGQVDQVIPPEWAQRAPEFLKNLNIDHVYEEFPVGHGVAPQNFYSFKKWLADKI; encoded by the coding sequence ATGACAACAGCTCCCCTATCCTTAGAACATTTGATCAGACCATCTTCATTAACTGACGGGAAACCTCCCGTTCTATTTATGTTTCATGGTTATGGCAGCAATGAAGAAGACTTATTTTCTTTTGCACCTGAACTATCCGAAGAACTTTGTGTGATTTCAGTGCGGGCGCCCTACCCTATGGAACCTTATGGAAATGCATGGTATGCTATTAATTTTGATGCCCAGCAAGGTAAATGGAGCGATGATGAGCAAGCAAAAACTTCACGGGACAAGATTGTCGCTTTTATAGATGAAGCTTGTAACACCTACAACCTAGATTCTGAACGTGTTACTATCTTAGGATTTAGTCAAGGTACCATTTTAAGCTATGCCGTTGCTTTATCCTATCCTGAGAAAATAAAAAATGTAATTGCCTTAAGCGGATATATAAACGAGGCCATTCTAAAGAAAGGCTATACAGAAAAAGACCATTCCGATTTAAAAATCTATGTGTCGCATGGCCAGGTAGACCAAGTGATTCCACCGGAATGGGCACAACGTGCACCAGAATTTCTAAAGAATTTGAACATTGATCATGTTTATGAGGAATTCCCCGTAGGTCATGGCGTTGCTCCTCAAAACTTCTATTCCTTTAAGAAGTGGTTGGCAGATAAAATCTAA
- a CDS encoding endonuclease III domain-containing protein — translation MTKAEKVDFTIKTLKEIYPSIPVPLDHKDPYTLLIAVLMSAQSTDVRVNQITPLLFERADNPYDMVKLSVEEIRDIIRPVGLSPMKSKGIHGLSEILIEKYDGVVPQEIELLEEFPAVGHKTASVVVSQAFGIPAFPVDTHIHRLMYRWGFTNGKNVVQTEKDAKRLFPKEIWNDLHLQIIWYGREYSPARGWNLDNDIITKTIGRKTVIDGYYKAKKTR, via the coding sequence ATGACAAAAGCGGAAAAGGTTGATTTTACTATTAAAACTCTCAAGGAAATTTATCCCTCCATTCCGGTTCCATTAGACCATAAAGACCCCTACACTTTATTGATTGCCGTACTCATGTCTGCTCAAAGTACAGATGTTAGAGTAAATCAAATCACCCCTCTTTTATTTGAAAGAGCAGATAATCCGTACGATATGGTAAAACTATCTGTGGAGGAAATTCGTGATATTATAAGACCGGTTGGATTATCCCCTATGAAATCAAAAGGAATTCATGGGCTTTCAGAAATTTTGATTGAAAAATACGATGGTGTAGTTCCACAAGAGATAGAACTTTTAGAAGAATTTCCCGCCGTGGGGCACAAAACGGCAAGTGTTGTAGTTTCACAAGCTTTTGGTATTCCAGCTTTTCCTGTGGACACCCATATTCACAGGTTAATGTACCGCTGGGGTTTTACGAATGGAAAAAATGTGGTTCAAACAGAAAAAGATGCCAAGCGTTTATTTCCAAAAGAAATATGGAACGACCTGCATCTTCAGATTATCTGGTACGGTAGAGAATATTCGCCTGCCCGAGGATGGAATTTAGATAATGACATCATTACCAAGACCATTGGCAGAAAAACCGTGATAGACGGCTATTACAAAGCAAAAAAGACCCGTTAA
- a CDS encoding DUF4870 domain-containing protein, with amino-acid sequence MNHNTIEEGKTMAIISYITLLGTLVAYFMNRGKNNEFTTFHIGQALRAWITGIVVGFIAKLLIMFTGIGMLGYLQYVGLILAIIGALNAMNGKVEKIPLVGDIG; translated from the coding sequence ATGAACCATAATACAATTGAAGAAGGAAAAACAATGGCTATTATTAGCTATATAACTCTTCTAGGTACACTTGTCGCATACTTTATGAACAGAGGCAAGAATAATGAATTCACTACTTTTCACATAGGCCAAGCACTTAGAGCGTGGATTACAGGAATAGTCGTTGGCTTTATCGCGAAACTTTTAATTATGTTTACCGGTATAGGCATGTTAGGTTATCTGCAATATGTGGGGTTGATCCTAGCTATAATAGGGGCTCTAAATGCTATGAACGGTAAAGTGGAAAAGATTCCTTTGGTAGGTGATATCGGATAA
- a CDS encoding RNA polymerase sigma factor has protein sequence MSSQIEDSVLVRDYISGDEKALEVLINRHNQRISSFIYSKVLDRDVTEDIFQDTFIKVIKTLKRGSYSEEGKFLPWVMRIAHNLIIDHFRKNKRMPMFEGSDDFNIFSVIGDDKLNAEKQIIKDQITSDLKHLIEELPDDQKEVLVMRIYKDMSFKEISENTGVSINTALGRMRYALINLRKIIDKHNIVLTN, from the coding sequence ATGAGCTCACAAATCGAAGATTCAGTATTAGTAAGAGATTATATCAGCGGAGATGAAAAAGCACTTGAAGTCCTAATCAACCGTCACAACCAAAGAATTTCTAGTTTCATTTATTCAAAAGTTCTAGATAGAGACGTTACTGAAGATATCTTTCAAGATACTTTTATTAAAGTGATTAAAACTTTAAAAAGAGGTTCGTATAGTGAAGAAGGTAAATTTTTACCATGGGTAATGCGTATAGCACACAACTTGATTATTGACCATTTCAGAAAGAACAAAAGAATGCCAATGTTTGAAGGTAGTGATGACTTCAATATATTTTCGGTAATTGGCGATGATAAGTTGAATGCAGAAAAACAAATTATAAAAGACCAGATTACTTCTGACTTAAAGCACCTGATCGAAGAGTTACCGGATGATCAAAAAGAAGTTTTAGTTATGCGTATCTATAAAGATATGAGCTTTAAAGAAATCTCAGAAAATACAGGAGTAAGCATCAATACTGCCTTAGGTAGAATGCGTTACGCTCTGATTAATCTTAGAAAAATCATAGACAAGCATAACATAGTTTTAACGAATTAA
- the bcp gene encoding thioredoxin-dependent thiol peroxidase produces the protein MNTLQVGDKVPDFSSKDQDGNTIKLSDFKDKKLIVFFYPKASTPGCTAEACNLRDNYAELQAEGYELLGVSADSEKRQTNFKRKYDFPFPLLADEDHTVINTFGVWGPKKFMGREYDGIHRKTFVVDGNAIVIKVIDKVKTKDHAAQLLEE, from the coding sequence ATGAACACATTGCAAGTAGGAGACAAAGTACCCGATTTTTCATCGAAAGACCAAGATGGTAATACAATTAAATTATCTGATTTTAAAGACAAGAAATTAATTGTCTTCTTTTATCCAAAAGCAAGTACTCCAGGTTGTACTGCAGAAGCATGTAATTTACGAGACAATTATGCGGAGCTGCAAGCCGAAGGATATGAGTTGTTGGGAGTAAGTGCAGATTCAGAAAAGAGACAGACTAACTTTAAGAGAAAATATGATTTTCCATTTCCATTATTGGCGGATGAGGATCATACTGTAATTAACACTTTTGGTGTATGGGGACCTAAAAAATTCATGGGTCGTGAGTACGATGGTATTCATAGAAAAACGTTTGTTGTTGATGGTAATGCAATTGTAATTAAGGTAATTGATAAGGTAAAAACCAAAGACCATGCAGCTCAATTACTTGAAGAATAA
- a CDS encoding dihydroorotase: MNILLKSVKIIDKNNESLHLKTRDIHIKNGIIVKIAAKIEPEGKTQVVKHKNLHGSIGWFDSSVSFGEPGYEERETIENGLQVAAQSGFTDVILNPTMHPCPDSSSDIVYLKNAAANQLTNLYPLGTLTMKADGNDLAELYDMKNSGAVGFYDYKLPMTNANLLKIALQYVQNFDGLVYSFPMDTKIAGKGIVNEGEVSTKLGLKGIPTLAEDLQVARDLFILEYTGGKLHIPTISTATSVKLISDAKKKGLNVSCSVAVHNLIYTDAVLEQFDSAYKVLPPLRTKADTKALIKGLKDGTIDFITSDHTPMNIEEKRVEFDNASFGTTGLETIFGSLNQLLGIETTIDLLSKGRERYGIKSPILKEGEPACLTLFNPDETYVFDEKHIESTSKNSMFIGAELIGKVYSTINNGQYITNE, translated from the coding sequence ATGAACATTCTTTTAAAATCGGTAAAAATAATTGATAAGAATAATGAATCGCTTCATTTAAAGACGCGAGATATTCATATCAAAAATGGTATTATCGTCAAGATTGCTGCCAAAATAGAGCCAGAAGGTAAAACTCAGGTTGTGAAGCACAAAAATTTACATGGGTCAATCGGTTGGTTTGATAGTAGTGTTTCTTTTGGTGAACCTGGTTATGAGGAGCGTGAGACTATTGAAAACGGACTCCAGGTAGCTGCACAAAGTGGATTTACAGATGTAATCCTTAACCCCACCATGCACCCTTGCCCAGACAGCAGTTCAGATATTGTATATCTTAAAAATGCCGCTGCAAATCAACTCACCAACTTATATCCGTTAGGTACCCTCACCATGAAAGCGGATGGTAATGATTTGGCCGAGTTATACGACATGAAAAATTCTGGAGCTGTAGGTTTTTATGATTACAAACTACCTATGACCAATGCTAACCTATTAAAAATAGCACTGCAATATGTTCAGAATTTTGACGGCTTGGTATATTCTTTTCCCATGGATACAAAAATAGCCGGAAAAGGAATCGTAAACGAAGGAGAGGTATCCACTAAACTAGGTTTAAAAGGAATTCCAACTTTAGCAGAAGACCTACAGGTAGCCAGAGACCTTTTTATTCTTGAATATACAGGAGGTAAATTACACATACCCACTATTTCAACAGCGACATCTGTAAAATTAATTTCCGATGCCAAGAAAAAAGGATTGAATGTAAGCTGCAGCGTAGCAGTTCACAATTTAATATATACTGATGCTGTTCTGGAACAGTTTGATTCTGCATACAAAGTATTGCCTCCATTACGCACAAAAGCAGATACCAAGGCGCTAATAAAAGGATTAAAAGATGGAACTATAGATTTCATTACAAGTGACCACACCCCTATGAACATAGAGGAAAAGCGAGTGGAATTTGATAACGCTTCCTTTGGAACCACTGGTCTTGAAACTATATTTGGCAGTCTTAATCAGCTTCTAGGTATAGAAACCACAATAGATTTACTATCTAAAGGACGAGAGCGATACGGGATAAAATCACCTATATTAAAAGAAGGAGAGCCTGCCTGTCTTACCCTTTTCAACCCCGACGAGACATACGTTTTTGATGAAAAACATATAGAATCTACGTCAAAAAACAGTATGTTTATTGGCGCCGAATTAATAGGGAAAGTGTACAGCACTATCAACAATGGACAATACATTACAAACGAATAA
- a CDS encoding MBL fold metallo-hydrolase, giving the protein MNDALKITFLGTGTSQGIPVIGSNHPVCSSEDPRDKRLRVSALVSWKDYNYVIDCGPDFRQQMLTNEVITLDGILFTHEHSDHTAGLDDIRPYFFRQGDVPVYAHKRVADSLKKRFDYIFADENRYPGAPAVAVNLIDKDNPFTVGSVKVIPIEASHNRIKVLGFRIKDFTYLTDVKTITSEEAEKVKNSKVLVINALREEPHHSHFNLKEALEFIEEMKPDVAYLTHISHMLGFHAQVEKKLPKNVHLAYDNLTITV; this is encoded by the coding sequence ATGAACGATGCGTTAAAAATAACCTTTTTGGGTACGGGTACTTCTCAGGGAATCCCAGTAATAGGCAGTAATCACCCGGTTTGTAGTAGTGAAGACCCAAGAGATAAAAGACTGCGAGTTTCTGCATTGGTTTCATGGAAAGATTATAATTATGTCATTGATTGTGGTCCTGATTTTAGGCAGCAGATGCTTACAAACGAGGTAATCACTTTAGATGGCATTCTTTTTACTCACGAGCATTCTGATCATACCGCTGGCTTAGATGATATAAGACCCTACTTTTTTAGACAGGGAGATGTACCTGTATATGCTCATAAACGAGTGGCCGACTCTCTTAAAAAGCGTTTTGATTATATCTTTGCCGATGAAAATAGATATCCTGGAGCACCAGCAGTAGCGGTCAATCTTATTGATAAGGATAATCCTTTTACGGTTGGAAGTGTTAAGGTGATTCCAATTGAGGCTAGCCATAATCGCATTAAGGTTCTAGGTTTTCGCATTAAAGATTTCACCTATTTAACGGATGTTAAAACCATTACTAGTGAAGAAGCGGAAAAAGTAAAAAACAGTAAGGTTCTTGTTATTAACGCACTTCGGGAGGAGCCTCATCATTCGCATTTTAACTTAAAAGAGGCTCTGGAGTTTATTGAGGAAATGAAACCAGATGTTGCTTATCTCACCCATATTAGCCATATGTTAGGGTTTCATGCACAAGTTGAAAAAAAATTGCCCAAAAATGTACATTTGGCATACGATAATCTAACCATTACAGTTTAA
- a CDS encoding glycosyltransferase family 2 protein codes for MQQPLVSILIPFKDTESFINQCLTSIVSQSYENWQVLAVNDGSTDGSRNLVHAFAKNDSRIQLIDNEGNGIIEALRTAYKHSNGQFITRMDSDDIMTPEKLEIMVKSLLEHGKGHLAIGQVHYFSHRGISNGYERYEKWLNALTQTGDNYTEIYKECVIPSPCWMVHREDLDLCGAFTPNLYPEDYDLAFRFYENGLKCIACFKLLHMWRDYDTRTSRTSEHYAQNYFLDIKLRYFLKLDYIPNRPLAVWGAGAKGKEIIKSLQEQNIDFYWVCDNPKKIGKHIYGEEMFHFSKLKSLSNAQSIITVANAGAQVQIKKFFSKLNKKPMEDYFFFC; via the coding sequence ATGCAGCAGCCTCTTGTTAGTATACTTATTCCTTTTAAAGACACAGAATCCTTTATAAATCAATGCCTTACCTCCATTGTGTCGCAAAGTTACGAGAATTGGCAAGTGCTTGCCGTAAATGATGGTAGTACGGATGGTAGCCGGAATTTGGTTCATGCTTTCGCAAAAAACGACTCTCGCATACAGCTGATTGATAATGAGGGAAATGGCATCATAGAAGCTCTACGAACGGCATACAAACATAGTAATGGTCAATTCATTACCCGAATGGATTCTGATGACATTATGACTCCCGAAAAACTGGAAATCATGGTAAAATCACTTTTAGAACATGGAAAGGGACATCTAGCAATTGGACAGGTACATTACTTTTCTCATCGTGGTATCAGCAATGGTTATGAACGCTATGAAAAATGGCTGAACGCACTCACCCAAACAGGAGATAACTATACCGAAATATACAAAGAATGTGTGATACCTTCTCCTTGTTGGATGGTTCACAGAGAAGATTTAGACCTCTGTGGTGCCTTTACCCCTAACCTATATCCGGAAGATTATGACCTGGCGTTTCGTTTCTATGAAAACGGACTCAAATGCATTGCGTGTTTCAAATTACTGCATATGTGGCGTGATTATGACACAAGAACTTCAAGAACGAGTGAGCATTATGCCCAAAACTATTTTCTAGATATTAAACTACGCTATTTTCTAAAGTTAGATTATATACCAAACCGACCTTTAGCCGTTTGGGGTGCCGGCGCAAAAGGAAAAGAAATCATAAAAAGTCTTCAGGAACAAAACATAGATTTTTATTGGGTCTGTGACAACCCAAAGAAGATAGGAAAACATATTTATGGTGAAGAAATGTTTCATTTTAGCAAACTAAAGTCATTGTCTAATGCTCAAAGTATTATTACCGTAGCAAATGCAGGCGCACAAGTACAAATTAAAAAGTTCTTCTCAAAACTCAATAAAAAACCCATGGAAGACTATTTCTTTTTTTGTTAA